From the Thermosynechococcus sp. genome, the window GGGGAAGGGGCGGGTGCCTTTACGATTCTCTGGCAACATCAGGGCAAGGGAGAAGCTCATCCCTTACCGGCATTGGCGGAACGTCGCGCCGTTGGCGATCGCTGGCGCTGGCACTCCAGTTCCCAACCGGCATAGGTGATGGCAGCAAAGGCATTTTGCTCTAAACACTGACCAAAAATGCGACTACTGGCGATCGCCGCGCGTCCCATTAATGTTGCTCCTAGAAGCTGCCCTTGGCGATTGATCACCACTTGCCCTAAACTCTGACCCTCAGGACTAAACTGCTGAATTTCCCAGCATTGAATCGGTCCCCTAAGATACTGCTGCGCTTGCCGCCCATTCCAACCCACACGAGCAATGGGCACAGGTAAGGCAATCCACCACGGTTGACGGTAGTAATCCAGGGGCATGGGTTTTCGCTGTAAAATCTGGCGGGCGATCGCAAAGGCCTCAAAGAACGTCAGAGAGGGCAAATGGTATCCCCGCTGCCAGCTGCCACAGGCATAGACTTGGGGATGACTCGTGCGCCCTTGGGGATTGATCCGCAACCACCCTTGAGCATCCCGCTGCAGGTGTTGCACATTCAAAGCAGTCGGATCAGGCGCTTTGCGCCTTCCCAGGAGCGGAACCCCCCAACCGAGACCACTTAGAGCAGCGTGCAGGCGATCGTTGAACCACGCATCTTCTGTCGTCACAACCGGCAGCCCCTCTCCGTCAGTATCAGGGGCGTTGCCAGACCAGTGGTGCCAACAGGCCCGCTCAATCCTGCTGAGGGCGTCCATATCATGAAAATCCATTGCCGCCGGCGCATCAAGGAGCAAATAGCCTCGCGCATAGAGGCGATCGCCCCCCACCTGAAAATGACAGCGTGGCCGCCAAACAAATTCCCCCACCCCTGTGATCAGATCTACCCCCACCAGTTCCAAAACCCTAGGGGCATAGCGTCGCTGGCCGTGGCCTAGGTGGGCTTGAAAGTGTTGCCAATGCTGAGCATCTAACGTCAGCGGCGGAAACTGCGATAACCACCAGCGTTGCCACTGCCATTGCCACTGCTCGTCAGGCGGGGGGATCACCAAGCCAATCCGCCCCAAAGGGGCACACCGATAGGCAATATCCAAAGCCAAGGGACTGGCCGCAACAATCAGCAAATCATAGTCAAAGCGCATAGGCAATTAAGATAGAAACGACGACACTGGCAGCCCCTATGAAGCCCACCCCCACCTTTAACGCTCATTCTCACCGGCGGCAACGTTTGGCACCCCCTGCGGGAACTGGCCTGCAACCTCTACTGGCTGTGGAACCCACAGGCGATCGCCCCCCTTTGCTGCCTCGACCCAACACTGTGGGAGCAAACACACCACAACCCGATCGCCCGCGGGGAAGACCTTCACCCAGATCATCTTTTGACGGCGGTTGCCGACAATGGCTCTTGGGCCCAGGTGGAACGGGTGATCGGCCAATTTCAAGAATATGCCCAGCCTGTGCAGGCGTAATCCTAGCAAACGCGCACCAACGCACCCCCCGGCGAGCGTAGGAGAGAATCAGGTTGCGATTGACAGATCGGCAAGTGCAGCAAATTTGCCAGATAGTGGCGGTGCTGGTGGGAACCGAGGCAGAGGTGTGGTTATTTGGTTCGCGGGTGGACGATCGCCAAAAGGGCGGTGATGTGGATTTGTTGATTCGGCTCTCCCAGCCCATTGAGAATCCTGCCCTTGTCAGTGCCCGCCTCGGAGCCAAAATCAGCCGTGCTATGGGGGGGCGTAAAGTGGATATTGTCCTCTGGGCACCCAATCTGCAGCGGCAGCCCATCCATGATTGGGCCCGCCAAACGGGAATTCGCTTGCAATGCTAAGTCCGCAACTTCAGGAACGGCTATATCACCTTTGCGAGCTAGTGGAGCGAGAAGTGGCACACCTACAGGTGACCGATCAACGCCTCTTTCAGGAACCCTTTACGGCAGCACGGGCGGCCCAGTTGGAGGAAGACATTGATCTTGCAGAGCGCGTAGATGCTTTTGTGGCGCGCTTTGGCCGCCTTCAAGATACCCTAGGAGGCAAGCTCTTGCCCGCCTATCTCGGTGCCTTTGGCGAACCGGTGGCGACGTTTTTGGAAAACCTTGACCGTGCTGAGCGGCTTGGCCTTGTGCCCGATGCAGAGGCTTGGTTTACCATGCGGCAACTGCGCAATCAAATGGTTTATGACTACATTCGAGATGCGGCTGTTTTAGCCACTAGTTTGCAAGCCGCCCATGAGTTTGTGCCTGTCTTAATTGAAACTGCTACTCGGTTGTGCCAACGCATCAAACAGGTGTCCTCCTTCTAAGCGGCCTATGGGATCGCCCCCACCAAAAACGGTTGTTGATCTACCCACCGTCACCCTTACCCTCGAAAGTCAAGGGAAAACGCTGACCTACTCCCTGACCCAACCAGAGCATCGCTTGGGGCGCGATCACCAGTGGGCGGATTTGGTGGTGCCTGATGATCCCCTGTGGTCAGTGATTTCCGGCCGCCATGCCGTTTTTAAGCAACAGGGGGCAACCTACTCCCTCTGGGATGGAGATGGCCACCAACGCCGCAGCACCAATGGCACCTTCTACAACCGACGCCGCATCGGCATTGAAGAGGGCTTTGCCCTCGGGGAAACCCTCCGCCTAGAAATTGGCCAAGACCCGAAAAACAAAGTGCAATTGCTGGTCCAGATCCAGTTTGCGGGAACCGCCAGTCCA encodes:
- a CDS encoding DUF3417 domain-containing protein, with the protein product MAPLCCLDPTLWEQTHHNPIARGEDLHPDHLLTAVADNGSWAQVERVIGQFQEYAQPVQA
- a CDS encoding nucleotidyltransferase domain-containing protein, whose translation is MRLTDRQVQQICQIVAVLVGTEAEVWLFGSRVDDRQKGGDVDLLIRLSQPIENPALVSARLGAKISRAMGGRKVDIVLWAPNLQRQPIHDWARQTGIRLQC